A genomic segment from Thermostichus lividus PCC 6715 encodes:
- a CDS encoding DUF565 domain-containing protein, translating into MQQTRLNTLLDRLGTQIQDQLKNPWRRLATLVIAILFGVFLGLAISSTAGQVGYLDIVASALVAIAAEVISALFYSDRWKLRQTLFGEVLNAFKFGVLYGLFLVAFLLGS; encoded by the coding sequence ATGCAGCAAACCCGCTTAAACACTCTGCTGGATCGTCTGGGGACGCAGATTCAAGATCAGCTAAAAAATCCGTGGCGGCGTTTGGCTACGTTAGTCATTGCGATCCTCTTTGGCGTGTTTTTGGGGTTAGCCATTTCCTCAACGGCGGGGCAGGTGGGCTACTTAGATATTGTTGCCTCTGCTTTAGTGGCGATCGCAGCGGAGGTGATCAGTGCCCTGTTTTATAGCGATCGCTGGAAATTACGCCAAACGCTTTTTGGTGAAGTGTTGAATGCTTTCAAGTTTGGTGTTCTCTACGGGTTATTTTTAGTGGCCTTCCTCTTGGGCAGTTAA
- a CDS encoding RDD family protein, with amino-acid sequence MFGFNRRGRPAQSLSSGNITTVALEIYRHQGNRYFLLSLFAHAWFFLLTIAAIIVLLVAIALAGFTLAAFNGAGGFLILVGTGVLIALPIYLFGWTRFMASGALISRRMYTVLAALEESETEARAAIFPKMAHYLLATLLVSLILAVVYAILAAIAYVLYLGIWPLIQLIDTDSLSDAARGFLLMSAALGGLLVLLLALLVISYVSARLSLVDVVLALEPGTTPRRSLQRSWQLTQGQTWHTLTVFFIASVLVIPANIVASIINSLVIIPIAGLFVGVLLLPLWQGIKAVMYWDLRIRNEGAAFQVRPEAANPMRWLRRVTLRTPESIELDFALAGIGSRALAWLIDQVILYSALVLFSLLAAYIYIYTIYPWLIEVAPNSDQRVEAWSLGLYLLVIFALYNGYYIFFESYWQGQTPGKRYAEIRVVHENGRPIGIKEATLRSLLQSIDVAFFGIGALLIALTRSEKRLGDMVAGTLVIQDEQATRLAPLAPAVNAETTAWVAPLRQTARWEHITPEHYLMLRNFLNSRDQLSPVGRYQAARELRQHLEPLLLPSENPLSLDTSQLSAEAFLEALYLAYRQQYQSSSPS; translated from the coding sequence ATGTTTGGGTTTAATCGCCGTGGGCGGCCAGCCCAGTCCCTCTCCAGTGGCAATATCACCACTGTGGCGCTGGAAATTTATCGCCACCAAGGTAATCGCTACTTTCTGCTGAGCCTCTTTGCCCATGCATGGTTTTTTCTATTGACGATTGCGGCCATTATCGTTTTGCTGGTGGCGATCGCCCTTGCTGGGTTTACCCTTGCGGCCTTCAACGGTGCTGGGGGATTTTTAATCCTAGTGGGGACTGGTGTTCTCATCGCCCTGCCTATCTATCTGTTTGGCTGGACCCGCTTCATGGCTAGCGGTGCCCTTATTTCCCGGCGGATGTACACGGTGTTAGCAGCCCTTGAGGAGTCAGAAACCGAAGCCCGCGCAGCCATTTTCCCCAAGATGGCGCACTATTTGCTGGCAACCCTCTTGGTTAGCCTGATTTTAGCGGTTGTCTATGCCATTTTGGCGGCGATCGCCTACGTCCTATACCTAGGGATCTGGCCACTCATCCAACTCATTGACACCGACAGCCTGTCCGATGCCGCACGGGGGTTTCTGTTGATGAGCGCTGCCCTTGGTGGGCTGCTGGTATTACTACTTGCCCTCCTAGTCATTTCCTACGTCAGTGCCCGCCTCTCCCTTGTGGATGTTGTCCTTGCCCTAGAGCCGGGCACAACACCAAGGCGATCGCTGCAGCGGAGTTGGCAGTTAACCCAAGGGCAGACATGGCATACCCTCACCGTTTTTTTCATTGCGTCTGTGTTGGTCATTCCCGCCAATATTGTGGCCAGCATTATTAATAGCTTGGTGATTATCCCCATTGCGGGGTTATTTGTGGGGGTATTGTTACTTCCGCTCTGGCAAGGCATTAAAGCGGTCATGTACTGGGATCTGCGAATCCGTAACGAAGGTGCTGCCTTTCAAGTGCGTCCGGAAGCCGCAAACCCCATGCGGTGGCTACGGCGAGTGACCTTACGCACTCCCGAAAGTATTGAACTTGACTTTGCCCTAGCGGGGATTGGCAGTCGTGCCCTTGCTTGGCTCATTGACCAAGTCATTCTCTATAGCGCTCTGGTGCTCTTTTCTCTGCTGGCAGCTTACATCTACATCTATACCATCTATCCTTGGCTAATTGAGGTTGCCCCCAACAGTGACCAACGTGTTGAGGCATGGAGCTTAGGGCTTTACCTTTTGGTGATCTTTGCCCTCTATAACGGCTACTACATTTTCTTTGAATCCTACTGGCAAGGACAAACCCCCGGCAAACGCTATGCGGAAATCCGCGTTGTCCACGAGAATGGCCGTCCGATTGGCATTAAAGAGGCCACCTTGCGCAGTCTGCTACAGTCCATTGATGTTGCTTTTTTTGGCATAGGAGCGCTGCTTATTGCGTTAACGCGATCAGAAAAACGGCTGGGGGATATGGTGGCAGGCACACTCGTCATTCAGGATGAGCAAGCAACCCGCCTAGCACCACTGGCTCCAGCCGTGAATGCCGAAACAACGGCGTGGGTTGCTCCATTGCGGCAAACTGCCCGCTGGGAACACATAACCCCTGAGCACTATCTAATGCTGCGAAACTTCCTCAATTCTCGAGATCAACTCAGCCCAGTAGGTCGCTACCAAGCTGCGCGTGAGCTGCGACAACACCTAGAACCCTTATTGCTACCATCTGAGAACCCACTCTCGCTGGATACCAGTCAACTCAGTGCCGAGGCCTTTTTGGAAGCCCTGTACCTTGCCTACCGCCAACAGTACCAATCGTCCTCCCCCTCCTAA